The Methylobacterium currus genome contains a region encoding:
- a CDS encoding aliphatic sulfonate ABC transporter substrate-binding protein produces MIDRRSLLAAALAGAALPARAAAGDTLRIGYQKNGILVVAKQQGVIEARLKALGVGVTWVEFSFGPPLLEAISLGAIDLGQTGDAPPIFAQAAGSPLVYVAAQEAAGSGAAVLVQKESPIRSLADLRAKRVAFAKASSAHNLTIAALEKAGLTYRDIEPVTLAPADAAAAFARGSVDAWTIWDPYFAIAEMQPSTRVLSLATDIAKPNNFFLAHKTVAAERGPVLDAALDALSGVARWCEANRGEVAALLSKGTGVPLAATRRAVDRTDYVIGPMTPSVVAEQQRVADRFHALSLIPHPIRIGDALRAPVPQNG; encoded by the coding sequence GTGATCGACCGTCGCTCTCTCCTCGCGGCGGCTCTCGCGGGCGCCGCCCTGCCGGCCCGTGCGGCTGCCGGCGACACCCTGCGCATCGGCTATCAGAAGAACGGCATCCTGGTCGTCGCCAAGCAGCAGGGCGTGATCGAGGCCCGGCTCAAGGCCCTCGGCGTCGGCGTCACCTGGGTCGAGTTCTCGTTCGGCCCGCCGCTCCTCGAGGCGATCAGCCTCGGCGCCATCGATCTCGGCCAGACCGGCGACGCCCCGCCGATCTTCGCGCAGGCCGCCGGGTCTCCTCTGGTCTACGTGGCCGCGCAGGAAGCCGCGGGCTCGGGCGCCGCGGTCCTGGTGCAGAAGGAGTCTCCCATCCGCAGCCTCGCGGATCTTAGGGCCAAGCGCGTCGCCTTCGCCAAGGCGTCGAGCGCGCACAACCTCACCATCGCGGCCCTGGAGAAGGCGGGGCTCACCTACCGCGACATCGAGCCGGTGACCCTGGCGCCGGCCGACGCGGCTGCCGCCTTCGCCCGCGGCAGCGTCGATGCCTGGACGATCTGGGACCCGTACTTCGCCATCGCGGAGATGCAGCCGAGCACCCGGGTGCTGTCGCTGGCCACCGACATCGCGAAGCCCAACAACTTCTTTCTCGCCCACAAGACCGTCGCGGCGGAACGCGGCCCGGTGCTGGACGCGGCCCTGGATGCGCTATCCGGTGTGGCGCGCTGGTGCGAGGCCAATCGCGGCGAGGTGGCGGCGCTCCTCTCCAAGGGGACCGGCGTGCCGCTGGCCGCGACCCGCCGGGCGGTGGACCGCACCGACTACGTCATCGGCCCGATGACCCCGAGCGTGGTGGCCGAGCAGCAGCGGGTCGCCGACCGCTTCCATGCCCTCTCGCTGATCCCGCACCCGATCCGGATCGGCGACGCGCTCCGCGCGCCCGTCCCCCAGAACGGCTGA